Proteins encoded in a region of the Paucibacter sediminis genome:
- a CDS encoding PEP-CTERM sorting domain-containing protein: MHLYGRLALTATLVVTGSMASAATYSTTLLDTLGGSFSSAAAINNAGQIVGVAYTPGNVERRATRWSGSSAIDLGTLGGTDSWATDINDAGQVVGAAFLTGNTGQRATLWNGTQATDLGVLGGASSSLAYAINNAGQVVGSSYIAPFAPRHAVVWNGATITDLGSFSGPAGNSWATGINDLGQIVGGASGGGSPYGAFVWNGGAASFLSVDLSEQAKAINNLGQVTGVTYLLGDGTLHGVVWSGAATIDLPPLAGMTLSRGNAINNAGQVVGDSEGINMPGRATLWVDSKAIDLNTFLDPALASAGWVLETANGINDSGSVVGRARNVLTEQYRGYLLAVTAVPEPSAYVLMLLGLAGLALLARNGRLAGEGCAKP, encoded by the coding sequence ATGCATCTATACGGCCGGCTTGCGCTGACGGCCACGCTTGTTGTGACGGGCAGCATGGCATCGGCCGCTACGTACAGCACAACGTTGCTGGACACATTGGGCGGAAGCTTCAGTTCTGCTGCAGCCATCAACAACGCGGGGCAGATAGTCGGCGTCGCGTATACCCCTGGCAATGTCGAGCGGCGCGCCACCCGGTGGAGTGGTTCGTCTGCGATCGACCTTGGCACGCTAGGCGGCACGGATAGTTGGGCGACCGACATCAATGACGCCGGCCAGGTCGTAGGTGCAGCATTCCTCACTGGCAATACTGGGCAGCGGGCCACGCTTTGGAACGGTACGCAGGCGACAGATCTCGGCGTCTTGGGCGGCGCTAGCTCAAGCCTTGCCTACGCGATCAACAACGCCGGGCAGGTCGTGGGCTCTTCCTATATTGCGCCGTTTGCACCGCGGCATGCAGTTGTCTGGAACGGGGCCACGATCACCGATCTTGGGTCCTTTTCAGGACCAGCCGGCAACAGCTGGGCGACGGGTATTAATGACCTTGGGCAAATCGTAGGTGGAGCAAGCGGAGGGGGCAGTCCGTACGGAGCATTCGTCTGGAACGGCGGTGCTGCCAGCTTCCTTAGCGTGGACCTGAGCGAGCAGGCCAAGGCCATCAACAATCTGGGGCAGGTCACGGGTGTTACCTATCTGCTTGGCGACGGCACTTTGCATGGGGTCGTCTGGAGTGGCGCCGCGACCATTGATTTGCCGCCGCTCGCTGGGATGACTCTTAGCCGAGGCAACGCAATCAACAATGCCGGCCAAGTCGTCGGTGACTCCGAAGGCATCAACATGCCCGGGCGGGCGACCCTGTGGGTTGATTCGAAAGCTATCGACTTGAACACCTTCCTCGATCCTGCTTTAGCTAGCGCGGGATGGGTGCTGGAAACAGCCAACGGCATAAACGACAGCGGATCCGTGGTCGGTCGTGCCCGCAATGTGTTGACTGAACAGTATCGAGGCTATCTGCTGGCGGTGACGGCCGTTCCCGAACCCAGCGCCTACGTCTTGATGCTCTTGGGTCTGGCAGGCTTGGCTTTGCTCGCTCGCAACGGCCGCCTGGCTGGCGAGGGCTGTGCCAAGCCTTGA
- a CDS encoding DUF4287 domain-containing protein: MPDAPAPKVKGPASYFPSIEKTYGQPIEHWLSVLRAAGGLKHMELVNLLKTEHKLGHGHANALVAHHLASSRS, from the coding sequence ATGCCCGACGCGCCCGCCCCCAAGGTCAAAGGTCCCGCCTCCTACTTCCCGTCCATCGAGAAGACCTACGGGCAGCCGATCGAGCATTGGCTGAGCGTGCTGCGCGCCGCCGGCGGCCTCAAGCACATGGAGCTGGTGAACCTGCTGAAGACCGAGCACAAGCTGGGGCATGGCCACGCCAACGCCTTGGTGGCGCACCATCTGGCGTCTTCCCGGTCTTAG
- a CDS encoding GFA family protein, translating into MTTLNGSCLCGAVAWTLAGQPEGATACNCTACRRYGVLWAYGHENEDIHVSGATRPFVRGKALEFHFCPQCGCIAFWRGLRLDEQGRRRMAVNLRLCEPEAVARIPIDHFDGLDTFDDLPRDGRCVGDYWF; encoded by the coding sequence ATGACGACCTTGAATGGCAGCTGCCTCTGCGGCGCGGTGGCATGGACCCTGGCCGGCCAGCCCGAGGGCGCCACCGCCTGCAACTGCACCGCCTGCCGCCGCTATGGCGTGCTCTGGGCCTATGGCCATGAGAACGAGGACATCCATGTCAGCGGCGCGACCCGGCCCTTCGTGCGCGGCAAGGCGCTGGAGTTCCACTTCTGCCCGCAATGCGGCTGCATCGCCTTCTGGCGCGGGCTGCGGCTCGACGAGCAGGGCCGCCGCCGCATGGCGGTGAACCTGCGCCTGTGCGAGCCGGAGGCGGTGGCCCGCATCCCCATCGACCACTTTGATGGGCTGGACACGTTTGACGACCTGCCGCGCGATGGGCGCTGTGTGGGCGACTATTGGTTCTGA
- a CDS encoding pyridoxamine 5'-phosphate oxidase family protein, with protein sequence MSFFHPGMRQLQEARDTRAIADRLEQVTLRSAFTDEDRAFIQRCAMFFIASADAEGHPDCSYKGGLPGFVRVLDDHTLAVPDYDGNGMYRSWGNVLLNPHVGLLFVDFETPKRLRVNGTAQVCMDDPLCAECPGAVLMVRITATRIFPNCPRYLHKLQWVEPSVYAPRPGYSPPVPAWKSFDAFRDALPARDRLDDGKP encoded by the coding sequence ATGTCTTTCTTTCACCCCGGCATGCGGCAGCTGCAGGAGGCGCGCGACACCCGCGCCATCGCCGACCGCCTCGAGCAGGTCACCCTGCGCAGCGCCTTCACCGACGAAGACCGCGCCTTCATCCAGCGCTGCGCGATGTTCTTCATCGCCAGCGCCGACGCCGAGGGCCACCCCGATTGCTCCTACAAGGGCGGGCTACCCGGCTTTGTGCGCGTCCTCGACGATCACACCCTGGCCGTGCCCGACTACGACGGCAACGGCATGTACCGCAGCTGGGGCAATGTGCTGCTGAATCCCCATGTCGGCCTGCTGTTCGTGGACTTCGAGACGCCCAAGCGCCTGCGCGTCAACGGCACCGCGCAGGTCTGCATGGACGACCCCTTGTGCGCGGAATGCCCGGGCGCGGTGTTGATGGTGCGCATCACGGCCACGCGCATCTTTCCCAACTGCCCGCGCTACCTGCACAAGCTGCAATGGGTCGAGCCCTCGGTGTACGCGCCGCGGCCCGGCTACAGCCCGCCGGTGCCGGCGTGGAAGAGCTTCGATGCCTTCCGCGATGCGCTGCCGGCGCGCGACCGGCTGGATGATGGCAAGCCTTGA
- a CDS encoding EF-hand domain-containing protein — translation MMTSSALSPYRSTSTSVSTSTEGSGTPSRISTANNRPLNRLSAEQLFGRLDRDAKGYLEATDFVRISPAGARAAAAAHAKQNERAQQLFERMDADGDGQLSEAEFKAALASMVAAESHGKAKGVAKFKGETEAAPPPPAPEPAPAPAPAEAAAAGSSSTSPNPEVTAALQAYASVASAS, via the coding sequence ATGATGACGAGCAGCGCCCTGTCGCCCTACCGCAGCACCAGTACCAGCGTCAGTACCAGCACCGAAGGGAGCGGCACCCCGAGCCGCATCAGCACGGCCAACAACCGGCCGCTGAACCGCCTCAGCGCCGAGCAGCTGTTTGGCCGACTCGACCGCGACGCCAAGGGCTATCTCGAGGCCACGGATTTCGTGCGCATCTCGCCGGCCGGCGCGCGCGCCGCCGCGGCCGCCCATGCCAAGCAGAACGAGCGCGCGCAGCAGCTCTTCGAGCGCATGGATGCCGATGGCGACGGCCAGCTCAGCGAAGCCGAGTTCAAGGCGGCCCTGGCCTCCATGGTCGCCGCCGAGAGCCATGGCAAGGCCAAGGGCGTTGCCAAGTTCAAGGGCGAGACCGAGGCCGCGCCGCCACCGCCGGCACCGGAGCCCGCACCCGCGCCCGCACCTGCAGAGGCCGCCGCCGCAGGCAGCAGCAGCACGAGCCCCAACCCCGAGGTGACGGCTGCGCTGCAGGCCTACGCCAGCGTGGCCAGCGCCAGCTGA
- a CDS encoding glycoside hydrolase family 13 protein, which yields MKHAYLTLLLALPAACMAASFEQREADWRNGAIVYQVLVDRYVPAANLEAKRALYPAPKRLRDWSEPARPGVYLADAKLNSQELDFWGGDLQSLSTKLDYIQQLGADVLYLNPIHLAYTNHKYDAFDFKAISPEYGSQREFRQLAVQVHQRGMKLVLDGVFNHMGRNAPKFQEAFNNPKSRWRDWFAIGPQYEGGARVWTGFQNLPELNLENPAVRHYLYGAPDSVVRSYLRDGADGWRLDTAFELGHRYLRELTDAAHQQKPGSLVVGEIVNYPGEWLKSIDAVMNFGLRQIVLGLAGGELSAPKAARMTERLVRDAGIEPMLKSWMVIDNHDIPRIANQFPDAAQRRMVQALQFTLPGAPNIYYGAELGMTGGPDPENRSPMRWELLRADNPELLWMKQLVALRKQQRALRVGDFRLVEAEQLFAFERYTDRALDTMVVLANPRAEPVTERVMIANAHLMDDTPMVDALGQPGAAALGTVSAGFLTVTVPARTTLVLRPMERELGGYSRYKRVR from the coding sequence ATGAAGCATGCCTATCTGACCCTGCTGCTCGCCCTGCCGGCCGCCTGCATGGCCGCCAGCTTCGAGCAGCGCGAGGCCGACTGGCGCAACGGCGCCATCGTCTACCAGGTGCTGGTGGACCGCTACGTGCCCGCGGCGAATCTGGAGGCCAAGCGCGCGCTCTACCCCGCGCCCAAGCGCCTGCGCGATTGGTCGGAGCCCGCGCGGCCCGGCGTCTACCTCGCCGATGCCAAGCTCAACAGCCAGGAGCTGGACTTCTGGGGCGGCGACCTGCAAAGCCTCAGCACCAAGCTGGACTACATCCAGCAGCTGGGCGCCGACGTGCTCTACCTCAACCCCATCCACCTCGCCTACACCAACCACAAGTACGACGCCTTCGACTTCAAGGCCATCTCGCCCGAGTACGGCAGCCAGCGCGAGTTCAGGCAGCTGGCGGTGCAGGTGCATCAGCGCGGCATGAAGCTGGTGCTGGACGGCGTGTTCAACCACATGGGCCGCAACGCGCCCAAGTTCCAGGAGGCCTTCAACAACCCCAAGAGCCGCTGGCGCGACTGGTTTGCGATCGGCCCGCAGTACGAGGGCGGCGCGCGCGTCTGGACGGGCTTCCAGAACCTGCCAGAGCTCAATCTCGAGAACCCCGCGGTGCGCCACTACCTCTATGGCGCACCCGACTCGGTGGTGCGCAGCTATCTGCGCGACGGCGCCGATGGCTGGCGCCTGGACACCGCCTTCGAGCTGGGCCACCGCTACCTGCGCGAGCTCACCGACGCAGCGCACCAGCAGAAGCCCGGCTCGCTGGTGGTGGGCGAGATCGTCAACTACCCGGGCGAATGGCTCAAGTCCATCGACGCGGTGATGAACTTCGGCCTGCGCCAGATCGTGCTGGGCCTGGCCGGCGGCGAGCTTTCCGCCCCCAAGGCCGCGCGCATGACCGAGCGCCTGGTGCGCGATGCCGGCATCGAGCCCATGCTGAAGTCCTGGATGGTGATCGACAACCACGACATCCCGCGCATCGCCAACCAGTTCCCCGATGCCGCCCAGCGCCGCATGGTGCAGGCCCTGCAGTTCACCCTGCCCGGCGCGCCCAATATCTACTACGGCGCCGAGCTGGGCATGACGGGCGGCCCCGACCCCGAGAACCGCAGCCCGATGCGCTGGGAGCTGCTGCGCGCCGACAACCCCGAGCTGCTGTGGATGAAGCAGCTGGTGGCGCTGCGCAAGCAGCAGCGCGCGCTGCGCGTCGGCGACTTCCGCCTGGTGGAGGCCGAGCAGCTGTTCGCCTTCGAGCGCTACACCGATCGCGCGCTCGACACCATGGTGGTGCTGGCCAACCCCAGGGCCGAGCCCGTCACCGAGCGGGTGATGATCGCCAACGCCCATCTGATGGACGACACCCCGATGGTCGACGCGCTCGGCCAACCCGGCGCCGCGGCGCTGGGCACGGTGAGCGCCGGCTTTCTCACCGTCACCGTACCGGCTCGCACCACCCTGGTGCTGCGCCCCATGGAGCGCGAGCTGGGCGGCTACAGCCGCTACAAGCGGGTGCGCTGA